In Alicyclobacillus vulcanalis, a single window of DNA contains:
- a CDS encoding serine hydroxymethyltransferase has protein sequence MTTLLQQVDPDVAAAMQSELQRQQRNIELIASENFVSEAVLAALGSVLTNKYAEGYPGRRYYGGCEYVDVVERIAIDRVKELFGAEYANVQPHSGSQANMTVYFSVLKPGDTVLGMNLAHGGHLTHGSLVNFSGQLYKFVSYGVDPETHLIDYDEVLKVAKEHRPKMIVAGASAYPRVIDFKRMREIADEVGAYLMVDMAHIAGLIAAGLHPSPVPYAHFVTSTTHKTLRGPRGGFILCQKDVAKLIDKTNFPGVQGGPLMHVIAAKAVAFGEALRPEFKAYQEQIVKNAKALAEALQGFGFRLVSGGTDNHLMLIDVRQAGLTGKEAERRLDEIGITANKNAIPFDPESPMVTSGIRVGTPAATSRGMDEGAMQEIAEIFKLVLLGDFSDDVKREARARVDSLTSRFPLYPHVSYVE, from the coding sequence TTGACCACCCTTCTGCAGCAAGTTGACCCGGATGTCGCGGCTGCCATGCAGTCCGAGCTTCAGCGTCAGCAGCGGAATATCGAGCTGATCGCCTCGGAAAACTTTGTGAGTGAGGCCGTTCTCGCGGCCCTTGGATCCGTCCTGACCAACAAGTACGCGGAAGGTTACCCGGGCCGCAGATACTACGGCGGCTGCGAGTATGTCGACGTGGTAGAGCGAATCGCCATCGATCGCGTCAAGGAGCTGTTCGGCGCGGAGTACGCGAATGTGCAGCCGCACAGCGGCTCGCAGGCCAACATGACGGTGTATTTCAGCGTGCTCAAGCCGGGCGACACGGTGCTGGGCATGAACTTGGCGCACGGCGGCCACTTGACCCACGGAAGCCTGGTCAACTTCTCGGGCCAGCTGTACAAGTTCGTCTCGTATGGCGTGGATCCCGAGACGCATCTCATCGACTACGACGAGGTGCTGAAGGTCGCCAAGGAACACAGGCCCAAGATGATCGTCGCCGGGGCGAGCGCCTATCCCCGCGTGATCGACTTCAAGCGGATGCGCGAAATTGCAGACGAGGTGGGCGCCTACCTCATGGTGGACATGGCCCACATCGCGGGCCTCATTGCGGCCGGGCTGCATCCGTCGCCTGTGCCCTACGCGCACTTTGTGACGTCCACCACGCACAAGACGCTGCGCGGGCCGCGCGGCGGTTTCATCCTCTGTCAGAAGGACGTCGCGAAGCTGATCGACAAGACCAACTTCCCCGGCGTGCAGGGCGGTCCTCTCATGCACGTCATCGCGGCGAAGGCCGTGGCGTTTGGCGAGGCGCTTCGGCCGGAGTTCAAGGCCTACCAGGAGCAGATTGTGAAGAATGCGAAGGCGTTGGCCGAAGCGCTCCAAGGCTTCGGTTTCCGACTCGTGTCCGGCGGCACGGACAATCACCTGATGCTCATCGACGTCCGCCAGGCCGGTCTCACCGGCAAGGAGGCCGAGCGGAGGTTGGACGAGATCGGCATTACGGCCAACAAGAACGCCATTCCGTTTGATCCGGAGAGCCCGATGGTCACAAGCGGCATCCGCGTCGGGACACCCGCCGCGACCTCGCGCGGGATGGACGAAGGCGCCATGCAGGAAATCGCGGAGATCTTCAAACTTGTGCTGCTTGGCGACTTCAGCGATGACGTCAAGCGCGAAGCGCGAGCCCGAGTGGACAGCCTGACAAGCCGGTTCCCGCTCTATCCTCACGTGTCGTACGTCGAGTAA
- the upp gene encoding uracil phosphoribosyltransferase has protein sequence MGQVHVLDHPLIQHKLTLIRDKNTGTKEFRALVQEVAMLMVYEITRDLPLQPVTVETPVGVAAAKMIAGKTLAIVPVLRAGLGMVEGILNLIPGAKVGHIGLYRDPETLMPVEYYCKLPAHLEERDVYVVDPMLATGGSAVAALRAVKERGAQRPKLMCLVGVPEGIRAVQEHHPDVDIYLASVDEHLNDHGYIVPGLGDAGDRLFGTK, from the coding sequence TTGGGACAAGTGCATGTGCTTGACCATCCCCTCATTCAGCACAAGTTGACGTTGATTCGCGATAAGAACACCGGCACCAAGGAGTTTCGGGCGCTCGTCCAGGAAGTCGCGATGCTCATGGTCTACGAGATCACGCGCGACCTCCCGCTTCAGCCAGTCACGGTGGAAACGCCGGTCGGCGTCGCCGCCGCCAAGATGATCGCCGGCAAGACGCTCGCCATTGTACCCGTCCTGCGGGCGGGCCTCGGCATGGTCGAGGGCATTTTGAACTTGATCCCCGGTGCGAAGGTCGGTCATATCGGGCTCTATCGAGACCCAGAGACGCTCATGCCCGTCGAGTACTACTGCAAGCTCCCGGCTCACCTCGAAGAGCGGGATGTGTACGTCGTGGATCCCATGCTCGCTACCGGCGGTTCCGCGGTGGCTGCGCTGCGGGCGGTCAAGGAACGCGGGGCGCAGCGCCCGAAGCTGATGTGCCTCGTCGGCGTGCCCGAGGGCATTCGCGCCGTCCAGGAACACCACCCCGACGTGGACATTTACCTCGCCAGTGTGGACGAGCATCTGAACGATCACGGCTACATCGTCCCGGGCCTCGGTGACGCGGGAGATCGCCTCTTCGGAACGAAGTAG
- a CDS encoding TIGR01440 family protein has translation MAPPAKEIEAWAIECVRRDLPGALTHLAREAGLGPGRLLVVGASTSEVAGERIGTATSVAIGQAIADVVLAFARETGCDVAFQCCEHLNRALVVERRVWAGRQLEEVTAIPVPGAGGAAAAAAYWAMETPCLVRGVSADAGLDIGDTLIGMHLRPVAVPVRGPVREIGRAHLVMARSRPPLVGGARAVYDPAEARRRMFGDGPPRTDA, from the coding sequence ATGGCGCCTCCAGCGAAGGAGATTGAAGCGTGGGCAATCGAGTGTGTGCGGCGGGACCTGCCTGGCGCATTGACCCATCTCGCCCGAGAGGCCGGGCTTGGACCGGGGCGCCTTCTGGTGGTGGGGGCGTCCACCAGCGAGGTGGCCGGCGAGCGCATCGGCACGGCCACGTCGGTCGCGATCGGACAAGCCATCGCGGACGTGGTGCTCGCGTTCGCCCGTGAGACCGGCTGCGATGTCGCGTTTCAATGTTGTGAACATCTCAACCGCGCGCTCGTCGTGGAGCGGCGGGTGTGGGCCGGGCGCCAGCTGGAGGAGGTGACGGCCATCCCGGTTCCCGGAGCGGGCGGCGCCGCCGCCGCAGCGGCGTATTGGGCGATGGAAACTCCGTGCCTTGTGCGCGGCGTCTCGGCGGATGCCGGCCTGGATATCGGGGACACGCTCATCGGCATGCACCTGCGGCCCGTCGCCGTGCCGGTGCGAGGACCCGTCCGCGAAATTGGGCGCGCGCACCTGGTCATGGCCAGGTCGCGCCCGCCCCTCGTCGGCGGGGCTCGCGCGGTGTACGATCCGGCAGAAGCGCGTCGGCGCATGTTTGGCGACGGGCCGCCGCGAACGGACGCGTGA
- the prfA gene encoding peptide chain release factor 1, with protein sequence MFDRLASMEERYEHLSQLLCSPDVVSDPEKLRAYAKEQAELEETVRAYREWKTVSENIDEAKAMLQDKLDDEMREFVRAELSELQRRREGLEQRLQILLLPKDPNDDKDVFVEIRAAAGGEEAALFAADLLRMYQRYAEKHGWKTEVLDASYTDMGGFREVVMAVHGKGAYAKLKFESGTHRVQRVPVTESGGRIHTSTATVAVLPEVEDVEVEINEKDLRIDTFCSTGPGGQSVNTTQSAVRITHLPTGIVVSCQDEKSQLKNKEKALRVLRARLYEKAQREQQEELAAKRRLQVGTGDRSERIRTYNFPQSRVTDHRIGLTLHKLNAVLDGELDEIIQALIVESQAEMLGVREA encoded by the coding sequence ATGTTCGATCGGTTGGCGAGTATGGAAGAGCGGTATGAACACCTGAGCCAGTTGCTGTGCAGCCCCGACGTGGTATCGGATCCAGAAAAACTGCGGGCGTACGCCAAAGAGCAGGCTGAGCTCGAAGAGACCGTCAGGGCGTACCGCGAGTGGAAGACAGTCTCCGAGAACATCGACGAAGCCAAGGCGATGTTGCAGGATAAGCTCGACGACGAGATGCGGGAATTCGTCCGGGCGGAGCTGTCAGAACTGCAGCGTCGGCGAGAGGGTCTCGAACAACGGCTGCAGATCCTCCTTCTCCCGAAGGACCCGAATGACGACAAGGACGTATTTGTGGAAATTCGTGCAGCCGCCGGGGGTGAGGAGGCCGCGCTCTTCGCGGCAGACCTCCTCCGGATGTATCAGCGCTACGCTGAGAAGCACGGATGGAAGACGGAGGTCCTCGACGCGAGCTACACCGACATGGGCGGATTTCGCGAGGTCGTGATGGCCGTTCACGGCAAGGGCGCCTATGCCAAGCTCAAGTTTGAGAGCGGAACGCACCGCGTGCAGCGCGTGCCAGTCACGGAGTCGGGCGGGCGAATCCACACGTCCACCGCGACGGTGGCCGTCCTGCCGGAGGTGGAAGACGTCGAGGTGGAGATCAACGAAAAGGACCTTCGCATCGATACGTTTTGCTCGACAGGCCCCGGCGGACAGAGCGTCAACACGACGCAGTCGGCGGTGCGCATCACGCATCTGCCGACGGGCATCGTGGTCTCTTGTCAGGACGAGAAGTCTCAGCTGAAGAACAAAGAGAAGGCGCTGCGCGTGTTGCGGGCGCGCCTTTATGAAAAGGCGCAGCGGGAGCAGCAGGAGGAACTCGCTGCGAAGCGCCGCCTGCAGGTCGGGACGGGAGACCGCAGCGAACGAATTCGCACCTACAACTTTCCGCAAAGCCGCGTGACGGATCATCGCATTGGGTTGACGTTGCACAAACTGAACGCCGTGCTGGACGGTGAGCTGGACGAAATCATTCAGGCGCTCATCGTCGAGAGCCAGGCGGAGATGCTTGGGGTCAGGGAAGCATGA
- a CDS encoding L-threonylcarbamoyladenylate synthase, translating into MRRLTVAGVRLEPQLREMLKEPAQSLRRGGLVAFPTETVYGLGANALDEEAVRRIFAAKERPRDNPLIVHIAHEEQLRDVIDEAQPLDADAVRLMRAFWPGPLTLLLPAGAALAPSVHPGQPLVGVRMPDHPVARALIAEAGVPIAAPSANRSGRPSPTTADDVEADLAGRIEWIVDGGACPVGVESTVLLLEPDSARILRPGGVTQEMIASVIDRPVLYAADAFDAAAAPVAPGMKYRHYAPNARVHVWWGDPAAIDEAMRAFLLEEVQDGEPMVPALIAPDDFVRRFGWALSEHRQAALPASAYAEELARHLYRLLRAFDRAGATDVLVHGVDPAHGLGAAVMNRLHKAASGRVRWVG; encoded by the coding sequence ATGCGACGTTTGACGGTGGCAGGCGTTCGCCTAGAGCCACAACTGCGCGAGATGTTGAAGGAGCCCGCCCAGTCCCTTCGACGCGGCGGGCTTGTGGCGTTTCCGACCGAAACGGTGTACGGCCTCGGCGCCAACGCCCTGGACGAGGAGGCGGTGCGCCGCATCTTCGCGGCCAAGGAGCGCCCGCGTGACAACCCGCTCATCGTCCACATTGCACACGAGGAGCAGCTGCGGGACGTGATCGACGAGGCGCAGCCGCTCGATGCCGACGCGGTGCGGCTGATGCGCGCGTTCTGGCCGGGGCCGCTCACGCTGTTGTTGCCGGCCGGCGCTGCGCTTGCGCCATCGGTCCATCCCGGGCAGCCGCTGGTGGGGGTGCGCATGCCGGATCACCCGGTGGCGCGCGCGCTCATAGCCGAGGCGGGTGTGCCGATCGCGGCGCCGAGCGCGAATCGGTCGGGCAGGCCAAGTCCGACGACGGCCGACGATGTGGAGGCGGATTTGGCAGGGCGGATCGAGTGGATCGTGGACGGCGGCGCGTGCCCTGTGGGTGTCGAGTCGACGGTGCTGCTTTTGGAGCCGGACTCTGCCCGGATTCTTCGGCCGGGCGGCGTGACGCAGGAGATGATCGCGAGCGTGATCGACCGGCCGGTGTTGTACGCAGCCGATGCGTTCGATGCGGCCGCGGCACCAGTCGCGCCGGGCATGAAGTACCGGCACTATGCGCCGAACGCCAGGGTGCACGTGTGGTGGGGCGATCCGGCGGCCATCGACGAGGCCATGCGCGCCTTTCTGCTCGAAGAGGTGCAGGACGGAGAGCCGATGGTTCCTGCCCTCATTGCGCCAGACGACTTCGTGCGCCGCTTCGGATGGGCGCTGTCAGAGCATCGGCAGGCAGCCCTGCCTGCGAGCGCGTACGCTGAGGAGCTTGCGCGCCACCTGTATCGCTTGCTGCGCGCCTTCGATCGCGCCGGCGCGACGGATGTGCTGGTGCATGGCGTGGATCCGGCGCATGGCCTGGGAGCCGCGGTCATGAATCGCTTGCACAAGGCGGCCTCCGGCCGCGTGCGCTGGGTCGGTTGA
- the rpmE gene encoding 50S ribosomal protein L31: protein MKPDIHPTYHTVTVTCACGETFETGSTKESIRVEICSKCHPFFTGKQKFVDSGGRVDRFNRKYGLQPQGER, encoded by the coding sequence ATGAAGCCGGACATTCATCCGACCTACCATACAGTCACGGTGACGTGTGCTTGTGGCGAGACGTTCGAGACGGGTTCGACGAAGGAGTCCATCCGCGTCGAGATCTGCTCGAAGTGCCACCCGTTCTTCACGGGCAAGCAGAAGTTTGTGGATTCGGGCGGCCGCGTCGATCGGTTCAATCGCAAGTATGGGCTTCAGCCGCAAGGCGAGCGCTGA
- a CDS encoding manganese efflux pump MntP: protein MSNLQAAVEIAMMAVALGMDALSLSIGVGLGAITRRQGVELALTIGVWHVILTIAGLLAGDLVGHYLGHVARLFAAVVVMGLGLHMAYHTWKSSDGPPPRPLGNWMGRMTFAASVSIDALSVGFGLGLYSVAYGLVSAAAFGVASTLMCGFGLLIGKQFGRAIGRVGEMIGSAILILCGVMWLI from the coding sequence TTGTCCAACTTGCAGGCGGCAGTCGAGATCGCCATGATGGCGGTGGCGCTCGGAATGGACGCGCTGTCCTTGAGCATCGGCGTGGGGCTCGGGGCCATCACGCGCAGGCAGGGCGTGGAGCTCGCTCTGACCATCGGCGTGTGGCATGTCATCCTGACGATCGCCGGCCTGCTCGCGGGCGATCTCGTCGGCCACTACCTCGGCCACGTGGCGCGGCTGTTCGCCGCTGTGGTGGTCATGGGCCTTGGGCTTCACATGGCGTATCACACGTGGAAATCGTCGGACGGTCCGCCTCCGCGGCCGCTTGGCAACTGGATGGGGCGGATGACGTTTGCGGCGAGCGTATCGATCGACGCGCTCTCGGTCGGCTTTGGCCTGGGGCTCTACAGCGTGGCGTACGGCCTCGTCTCGGCTGCCGCTTTCGGCGTGGCGAGCACCTTGATGTGTGGGTTTGGGCTCCTCATCGGCAAGCAATTCGGCCGCGCCATCGGCCGCGTCGGCGAAATGATCGGCAGCGCCATCCTCATCCTGTGTGGCGTGATGTGGCTCATCTAG
- a CDS encoding YoaK family protein, with translation MERRDMPAVSARVFLLVLTAVSGSVDAMSFMRLGQVFTAAMTGNTVLGGIAVASGDLKHAMHYLVALVGFAVGAAASGFVAAGERKRSAWSRTVTHALWLELAALVAFWIAADAWGPAGVARHSGLLLFALAFGMGAQGSMARRVGVNGITTTVITSTTTGLMETLVWKLMGLAPSRRQEAEPFDATKPWLVWMWVLAVVVYGVGAGISSLVIRHLNYDAMAIPVALVVVTLAWGLYQTRPKSQPARAARTAADR, from the coding sequence GTGGAACGACGAGACATGCCGGCCGTTTCCGCTCGCGTGTTTCTGCTGGTGCTGACGGCCGTGTCGGGATCGGTCGACGCCATGAGCTTTATGCGCCTTGGGCAGGTCTTCACCGCCGCCATGACGGGCAATACGGTGCTCGGCGGTATTGCCGTCGCCTCTGGGGATTTGAAACACGCGATGCATTACCTCGTCGCCCTCGTCGGATTCGCCGTCGGGGCCGCGGCCTCGGGCTTCGTCGCGGCCGGGGAGCGAAAGCGGTCTGCGTGGAGCCGAACCGTGACGCACGCGCTGTGGCTCGAGCTCGCCGCGCTCGTCGCGTTCTGGATCGCCGCGGACGCGTGGGGGCCTGCGGGTGTGGCCCGCCACAGCGGCCTGCTCCTCTTCGCCCTCGCGTTTGGCATGGGGGCACAGGGTTCCATGGCGCGGCGCGTCGGCGTGAACGGCATCACCACGACGGTCATCACGAGCACCACGACCGGACTCATGGAGACCCTGGTGTGGAAGTTGATGGGACTCGCTCCGTCCCGGCGCCAGGAGGCCGAGCCGTTTGACGCCACGAAGCCGTGGCTGGTGTGGATGTGGGTGCTCGCCGTCGTGGTCTACGGCGTGGGCGCGGGCATCTCGAGCCTCGTGATTCGGCACCTGAACTACGACGCCATGGCCATTCCCGTCGCGCTCGTGGTCGTGACGCTCGCGTGGGGGCTGTATCAGACGCGGCCCAAGTCGCAACCCGCGCGCGCGGCCCGCACGGCCGCGGATCGCTGA
- the prmC gene encoding peptide chain release factor N(5)-glutamine methyltransferase, whose amino-acid sequence MSEAKFFVARLLKAIADQLPESPAYRDLPLDERKRLAEREAEQIVAHALGWDRVKLLQSLGDQVPDEVAERAARLAALRVQGEPLAYVLGKQDFYGRTFEVGPDCLIPRPDTEVLVEEAIRFLKRMPSGTRVIDVGTGSGCIAVSIALACPGVSVTAVDLSADALAVARRNAERLGAVVDWAAADGIEWLIERAERGRPWHAIVSNPPYIPTAEIHHLEPSVRDYEPRLALDGGEDGLAFYRRIAAMPPYVLARGRAGVFLEVGHNQADEVARLFAPWRERGFRVRKVKDLRGFDRVITVTREPQAPRETENL is encoded by the coding sequence ATGAGCGAGGCCAAGTTCTTTGTGGCGAGACTTTTGAAGGCAATCGCAGACCAACTTCCCGAGTCACCGGCGTACCGGGACCTGCCGCTCGATGAGCGCAAGCGCCTCGCGGAGCGCGAAGCGGAGCAGATTGTGGCGCATGCGCTGGGCTGGGATCGCGTGAAGTTGTTACAATCGCTCGGCGACCAGGTGCCGGACGAGGTCGCGGAGCGAGCCGCGCGCCTGGCCGCCCTGCGCGTCCAGGGCGAGCCGCTTGCCTATGTTCTCGGCAAGCAGGACTTTTACGGAAGGACGTTTGAGGTCGGCCCGGACTGCCTGATCCCGCGCCCGGACACCGAGGTCTTGGTGGAGGAGGCCATTCGGTTTTTGAAGCGGATGCCGAGTGGCACGCGCGTGATCGACGTGGGGACCGGATCTGGGTGCATCGCGGTGTCCATTGCGCTCGCCTGCCCTGGGGTGTCGGTCACGGCTGTGGACTTGTCCGCGGACGCGCTTGCGGTGGCGCGGAGGAACGCGGAACGCCTGGGTGCCGTCGTGGATTGGGCCGCGGCCGACGGCATCGAGTGGCTCATTGAACGAGCGGAGCGCGGAAGACCGTGGCACGCGATTGTCAGCAATCCGCCTTACATTCCGACGGCCGAGATTCATCACTTGGAACCGTCGGTGCGCGATTACGAGCCGCGGCTCGCCTTGGACGGCGGCGAGGATGGCCTCGCCTTTTACCGGCGCATCGCAGCCATGCCTCCCTACGTGCTGGCGCGCGGGCGCGCGGGCGTCTTCCTCGAGGTCGGCCACAACCAGGCGGACGAGGTCGCGCGTCTGTTTGCACCGTGGCGGGAGCGCGGCTTTCGCGTGAGAAAGGTGAAGGACTTGCGCGGGTTCGATCGCGTCATCACGGTGACGCGCGAGCCGCAGGCGCCGCGCGAAACGGAGAATCTCTGA
- the wecB gene encoding non-hydrolyzing UDP-N-acetylglucosamine 2-epimerase, with amino-acid sequence MAPLVQALEAHPQIESLVCVTAQHREMLDQVLDVFSIRVDDDLDIMEPKQTLATITVKALAGLEAVIERRKPDLVLVHGDTTTTFAASLAAFYQQVAIGHVEAGLRTYQKYSPFPEEMNRQLTDTLSDLFFAPTDVAAEHLLREGHQEQAIFVTGNTAIDAMRTTVRDAYTHPVLDGMPRGARVIYMTSHRRENWGEKLENICRAARRIVDLADDLYLVYPVHLNPRVRDTVFSILGDHPRIHLLDPLGVIDNHNFMARSTLILTDSGGIQEEAPSLGVPVLVLRDTTERPEGIQAGTLKLVGTDEEVIFSEAKRLLTDEAAYRDMAMRKNPYGDGRASERIVQAILHHFGLADRPQPFRYLEAEGPFQRR; translated from the coding sequence ATGGCACCGCTCGTGCAGGCGCTCGAGGCCCATCCGCAGATCGAATCGCTGGTCTGTGTGACCGCGCAGCATCGCGAAATGCTGGATCAGGTCCTTGACGTGTTCTCCATTCGCGTGGATGACGATCTCGACATCATGGAGCCGAAGCAGACGCTGGCGACCATCACGGTCAAGGCGCTCGCCGGGCTTGAGGCCGTGATCGAGCGGCGCAAGCCGGATCTCGTGTTGGTTCACGGCGATACGACCACCACGTTCGCGGCGAGTCTCGCGGCGTTCTACCAGCAAGTGGCCATCGGCCACGTCGAGGCCGGGCTGCGGACCTACCAGAAGTACAGCCCCTTCCCCGAGGAGATGAACCGCCAGCTCACCGACACGCTGAGCGACCTGTTTTTTGCGCCGACCGACGTCGCCGCCGAGCACCTGTTGCGCGAAGGGCACCAGGAACAGGCCATCTTCGTCACGGGCAACACGGCCATCGACGCGATGCGCACCACGGTGCGCGACGCGTACACGCACCCGGTTTTGGATGGCATGCCCCGAGGGGCGCGCGTCATCTACATGACCAGCCATCGCCGGGAGAACTGGGGAGAGAAACTGGAAAACATCTGTCGGGCGGCGCGGCGGATTGTGGATCTCGCGGACGATCTCTATCTGGTGTACCCGGTGCACCTGAATCCGCGCGTGCGGGACACGGTGTTTTCGATTCTCGGAGACCACCCGCGCATTCATTTGCTCGATCCGCTCGGCGTGATCGACAACCACAACTTCATGGCCCGCTCCACGCTGATCCTGACCGATTCAGGAGGCATCCAAGAGGAAGCGCCGTCGCTCGGCGTGCCGGTCCTCGTGCTGCGGGACACCACCGAGCGGCCGGAGGGCATTCAAGCGGGCACCCTGAAACTCGTGGGCACGGACGAGGAGGTCATTTTCTCGGAGGCCAAGCGCCTGTTGACGGACGAGGCGGCGTACCGGGACATGGCCATGCGCAAGAATCCGTATGGGGACGGACGAGCGTCCGAGCGCATCGTTCAGGCGATTTTGCATCACTTTGGGCTGGCGGATCGGCCGCAGCCATTTCGCTACTTGGAAGCCGAAGGGCCGTTTCAGCGCCGATGA
- the spoIIR gene encoding stage II sporulation protein R has product MGFAKRFAGFVTAILAGVALSRAAMAHANVQGAGDGEVLASIAAPHAPAIPDDALRLRIIANSDSPRDQALKLAVRNAVIEQVGQWLANAHSEAEARAIVEAHVAQIQRTAMGVEAAWHVDEPVQVEVARVPFPTKVYGNIVYPAGEYEALRIVLGRGQGANWWCVLYPPLCFIDITEGDAVPNTGGFPDLPPLETLSIPTGDGHTEKVQVRLWTLDHAEEWVRAIAARFR; this is encoded by the coding sequence ATGGGGTTTGCGAAGCGGTTTGCGGGATTTGTCACGGCCATTCTTGCGGGCGTGGCGCTGTCGAGAGCGGCGATGGCACACGCGAATGTGCAGGGCGCGGGGGACGGCGAAGTGCTCGCCAGCATTGCGGCTCCCCACGCACCGGCCATTCCGGACGACGCGTTGCGCCTGCGCATCATCGCCAACAGCGACAGCCCGCGGGACCAGGCGCTGAAGCTCGCGGTGCGCAACGCCGTGATCGAACAGGTGGGCCAGTGGCTCGCAAACGCCCATTCGGAGGCGGAGGCGCGCGCGATTGTGGAGGCGCACGTGGCGCAGATCCAGCGGACGGCCATGGGCGTGGAGGCGGCGTGGCACGTGGACGAGCCCGTCCAGGTCGAGGTGGCGCGCGTGCCGTTTCCCACGAAGGTGTACGGCAACATCGTGTATCCCGCGGGGGAATACGAGGCGCTGCGCATCGTGCTCGGACGAGGCCAAGGCGCGAACTGGTGGTGCGTCCTGTATCCGCCGCTCTGCTTTATCGACATCACGGAAGGGGACGCGGTCCCCAACACGGGAGGATTTCCGGATTTGCCGCCGCTCGAGACCCTGTCCATCCCAACGGGCGACGGCCACACGGAGAAGGTCCAGGTGCGGCTTTGGACGCTCGATCACGCCGAAGAGTGGGTTCGCGCCATCGCGGCCCGGTTTCGCTGA
- a CDS encoding low molecular weight protein arginine phosphatase, with translation MLTQTKAKTMEETMHILFVCTGNTCRSPMAAAFLRRRVEERGLPWRVDSAGLMAMDGAPMTEHAANALSRRQVRAEGHQAKRLTREMLRESDLVLTMSRSHRDALVQVFPELADKVYTLYAFAHDVPEREAQDVADPFGGGEAEYEACASQLADLVDLAFERLLRTTAQGPEEGPEVKGDGASSEGD, from the coding sequence ATGCTCACCCAAACGAAAGCAAAAACCATGGAGGAAACGATGCACATTCTATTTGTCTGTACCGGAAACACATGCCGCAGTCCGATGGCTGCGGCCTTCTTGCGTCGGCGCGTCGAGGAAAGGGGGCTTCCTTGGCGGGTGGATTCGGCTGGTCTGATGGCGATGGACGGGGCCCCCATGACGGAACACGCGGCGAATGCCCTGTCGCGCCGGCAGGTCCGCGCAGAGGGTCACCAGGCCAAGCGGTTGACCCGCGAGATGTTGCGCGAGAGCGATCTCGTCCTCACCATGTCGCGATCGCACCGTGACGCACTCGTGCAAGTGTTTCCTGAGCTTGCCGACAAGGTGTACACCCTGTACGCGTTTGCGCACGACGTGCCGGAGCGCGAGGCGCAGGACGTGGCGGATCCGTTTGGCGGCGGCGAGGCCGAATACGAGGCCTGCGCGAGCCAGCTGGCCGATCTCGTCGACCTCGCGTTTGAGCGGCTGCTGCGCACGACGGCGCAGGGCCCTGAAGAGGGACCGGAGGTGAAGGGCGATGGCGCCTCCAGCGAAGGAGATTGA
- a CDS encoding NlpC/P60 family protein, translated as MKRCALILRGAAAGLTWAAFWAPPVVRAAPPLWRIEETVEDDRKDEITLVVRPDAKAVGDSAIVLTPVAVENYVRAHPALASATRAVCRTEAGRALVTAEMPKDRRVEPEVDGERAEMAVGPSLAEAPPGVAIDPAQQSHRQAPEAIRVAAVLEAAEALIGTPLAWGADPASGYCDPATFVAAVYRKALGYRLPATLDGLWAETGVSVPVWDLRPGDLVLLDRGELVGIYLGADEIAACDPAAGEVVRLNVGPTSGLTARIADVRRLF; from the coding sequence ATGAAGCGATGTGCGCTGATCCTGCGAGGCGCGGCCGCGGGCCTCACGTGGGCGGCGTTTTGGGCCCCACCCGTGGTCCGCGCCGCACCGCCGCTGTGGAGAATTGAGGAAACCGTGGAGGACGACCGCAAAGACGAGATCACCCTCGTCGTTCGGCCAGACGCCAAGGCCGTGGGCGACAGCGCCATCGTCCTGACGCCTGTCGCCGTCGAAAACTACGTCCGCGCACACCCAGCCCTCGCGAGCGCGACGCGCGCCGTCTGCCGGACGGAGGCCGGGCGAGCGCTCGTGACGGCCGAAATGCCCAAGGACCGCCGCGTGGAGCCGGAGGTCGACGGGGAGCGCGCGGAGATGGCGGTGGGCCCATCGCTCGCCGAGGCCCCGCCTGGCGTCGCGATCGATCCGGCGCAGCAAAGCCATCGCCAGGCACCGGAGGCCATCAGGGTGGCCGCGGTTCTCGAGGCGGCGGAAGCGCTCATCGGCACACCGCTCGCGTGGGGCGCAGATCCCGCATCGGGATATTGCGATCCGGCCACGTTCGTCGCTGCGGTCTACCGGAAAGCCCTCGGGTACCGCCTCCCCGCCACGCTGGACGGCCTCTGGGCGGAAACGGGCGTGAGCGTTCCCGTGTGGGACCTGCGCCCGGGCGATCTCGTCCTCCTGGACCGCGGAGAACTGGTCGGCATCTATCTCGGTGCGGACGAAATCGCCGCCTGCGACCCCGCGGCCGGCGAGGTCGTTCGCCTGAACGTGGGGCCGACGAGCGGACTCACGGCCCGCATCGCCGATGTCCGCAGGCTGTTCTAG